A DNA window from Aythya fuligula isolate bAytFul2 chromosome 4, bAytFul2.pri, whole genome shotgun sequence contains the following coding sequences:
- the GUF1 gene encoding translation factor GUF1, mitochondrial: MAFGSRAASWWARLLSPGPGVAPRGPPAGLAAGLAACRRPYSSGGKEKIDMSTYPVESIRNFSIIAHVDHGKSTLADRLLEITGTIAKTDRNKQVLDKLQVERERGITVKAQSASLFYNHKGVNYLLNLIDTPGHVDFNYEVSRSLSACQGVILVVDANEGIQAQTVANFYLAFEAQLAIIPVINKIDLKNADPERVEKQIEKLFDIPVNECIRISAKQGTNIEKVLEKVIEKIPPPSFNTTDPLKALVFDSTFDHYRGVIANIALFGGEIEKGHKIVSAHTKKRYEVNEVGILTPNEQPTDKLYAGQVGYLIAGMKEVTEAQIGDTLFMHKQPVEPLPGFKSAKPMVFAGMYPVDQTEYNNLKSALERLTLNDSSVTVHRDSSLALGAGWRLGFLGLLHMEVFNQRLEQEYNMSVILTAPTVPYKAVLSSAKLIKEYGKAEITIINPAQFPDKLSVSEYLEPTVLGTIVTPQEYIGKIIVLCQDRRAVQKDMLYIDEHRVMLKYLFPLNEIVVDFYDALKSLSSGYASFDYEDAGYQAADLIKMDILLNGNPVEELATIIHCDKAYATGKFLCERLKDAIPRQLFEIAIQAAIGKKIIARETLKAYRKNVVAKCYGGDITRRMKLLKRQAEGKKLMRKIGNVEVPRDAFIRVLKRQPDK, translated from the exons ATGGCTTTCGGCAGCCGGGCGGCCTCGTGGTGGGCCCggctgctcagccctggcccCGGTGTCGCCCCGAGGGGCCCGCCAgcggggctggctgcggggcTTGCGGCGTGCCGGCGGCCCTACAGCTCCGGCGGCAAG gaaaaaatagataTGTCAACATATCCTGTGGAAAGCATAAGAAACTTCAGTATTATAGCTCATGTAGACCATGGCAAAAGTACATTAGCAGACAGACTGCTGGAAATTACAG GAACAATTGCTAAAACTGACCGTAATAAACAAGTGCTGGATAAACTGCAAGTGGAACGTGAAAGGGGAATTACAGTTAAAGCACAATCTGCATCTCTCTTCTACAATCATAAAGGAGTAAACTACCTCTTAAATCTTATTGACACACCA ggcCATGTAGATTTCAACTATGAAGTATCCCGGTCACTGTCTGCCTGTCAAGGTGTTATACTTGTAGTGGATGCAAATGAG GGTATTCAGGCTCAGACGGTGGCAAACTTCTATCTTGCTTTTGAAGCACAACTTGCAATAATTCCTGTCATAAACAAG attgATTTGAAAAATGCAGACCCTGAAAGagttgaaaaacaaattgaGAAACTGTTCGATATCCCTGTTAATGAATGTATAAGG ATTTCTGCTAAACAAGGGACAAACATTGAAAAAGTTCTTGAAAAGGTCATTGAGAAGATTCCACC ACCCAGTTTTAATACTACTGATCCATTGAAAGCTTTAGTATTCGACTCCACCTTTGATCATTACCGAGGTGTCATAGCTAACATTGCACTCTTTGGCGGGGAGATTGAGAAAGGGCATAAAATTGTTTctgcacacacaaagaaaagataCGAAGTTAATGAAGTAGGAATTCTGACTCCAAACGAACAGCCAACAGATAAACT ATATGCAGGACAGGTGGGCTACCTGATTGCTGGAATGAAAGAAGTAACAGAAGCCCAAATAGGAGACACACTGTTTATGCATAAACAGCCAGTGGAGCCTTTGCCTGGCTTTAAGTCAGCGAAGCCAATGGTTTTTGCAG GAATGTATCCTGTAGATCAAACAGAATATAATAATCTAAAGAGTGCTTTGGAAAGGCTGACATTGAATGATTCCAGTGTGACAGTTCATCGTGACAGTAGCCTTGCCTTAGGAGctggatggag attAGGTTTTCTTGGTCTTTTACATATGGAAGTTTTTAATCAACGTTTGGAGCAAGAATATAATATGTCTGTTATTTTGACTGCACCTACTGTTCCATATAAAGCTGTTCTTTCTTCAGCAAAGTTGATAAAG gaGTATGGTAAAGCAGAGATTACCATTATCAACCCTGCTCAGTTTCCCGATAAACTTTCAGTATCTGAATATTTGGAGCCAACTGTTCTTGGTACTATTGTAACACCTCAAGAATATATtgggaaaataattgttttgtgtCAG GACCGTAGAGCAGTCCAGAAAGATATGCTGTACATTGATGAACACAGGGTTATGCTAAAATACCTTTTTCCACTGAATGAAATTGTGGTGGATTTTTATGATGCTCTTAAGTCTCTGTCTTCTGGTTATGCAAG ttttgatTATGAAGATGCAGGATACCAGGCAGCAGACCTTATCAAAATGGATATTCTTCTAAATGGAAATCCAGTTGAAGAACTGGCAACTATCATACACTG TGATAAAGCTTACGCTACTGGTAAATTCTTGTGCGAACGTTTAAAGGATGCTATACCTAGACAATTGTTTGAAATAGCCATTCAGGCTGCTATTGgcaagaaaataattgcaagaGAAAC ACTGAAAGCTTACAGGAAAAATGTTGTGGCAAAATGT taTGGTGGAGACATTACAAGACGAATGAAGCTTTTAAAACGgcaggcagaagggaagaagTTGATGAGAAAAATTGGCAATGTGGAAGTACCAAGAGATGCCTTTATACGTGTTTTAAAGAGACAGCCTGACAAATAG
- the GNPDA2 gene encoding glucosamine-6-phosphate isomerase 2, which yields MRLVILEDYDQASEWAAKYICNRIIQFKPSQGRYFTLGLPTGSTPLGCYKKLIEYHKNGDLSFKYVKTFNMDEYVGLPRNHPESYHSYMWNNFFKHIDIDPNNAHILDGNAPDLQAECDAFEKKIEEAGGIDLFVGGIGPDGHIAFNEPGSSLSSRTRLKTLAMDTILANAKYFDGDLSKVPTMALTVGVGTVMDAREVMILITGAHKAFALYKAIEEGVNHMWTVSAFQQHPRTIFVCDEDATLELRVKTVKYFKGLMHVHNKLVDPLYSMKEN from the exons ATGAGGCTAGTCATTCTTGAAGATTACGATCAGGCAAGTGAATGGGCAGCAAAATACATCTGCAATCGTATTATCCAATTCAAGCCCAGTCAAGGAAGATATTTCACGCTTGGTCTACCAACAG GGAGTACACCCCTGGGATGCTACAAAAAGCTGATAGAATATCACAAGAATGGAgatctttctttcaaatatgtAAAGACATTCAACATGGACGAATATGTGG GGCTTCCCAGAAATCATCCAGAGAGCTATCATTCGTATATGTGGAATAACTTCTTTAAGCATATTGACATAGACCCAAATAATGCTCATATCCTTGATGGGAATGCTCCAGACTTACAGGCAGAATGTgatgcatttgaaaagaaaattgaagaagCAGGGGGGATCGATCTGTTCGTTGGAG GCATTGGTCCAGATGGCCACATTGCATTCAATGAACCCGGATCAAGTTTGTCTTCAAGAACAAGATTAAAGACTTTAGCAATGGACACCATTTTGGCAAATGCTAAGTACTTTGATGGAGACTTATCTAAAGTACCAACTATGGCGCTAACAGTTGGTGTGGGTACAGTGATGGATGCTAGAGAA GTGATGATTCTTATAACAGGTGCACATAAGGCTTTTGCATTGTACAAAGCGATTGAAGAAGGTGTCAATCACATGTGGAcagtttctgctttccagcagcaccCTCGTACTATCTTTGTGTGTGATGAAGATGCTACTTTAGAACTAAGAGTTAAAACTGTGAAGTACTTTAAAG GTTTAATGCATGTGCACAATAAACTTGTGGACCCACTGTACagtatgaaagaaaactga